ttaaaatgatttaaaataattttaattgtctAGTTTCTGGTCTCCTAaagtgatttatattttatggtttAAGTGGGTGGGGCCCTGCCAAAACACAACCATAAAAAAATTGCTGCTTCGTTTATTTGCAGACTGTGTGGGTATCACACTTTCACATCACACTCCCATTCTACAATCGACACCACTCACACTCAGTGTAAGTCGCTGTATTGAATTTCTCATTTTACCCACAGAGAACAGTCGGAGTTATAGACAAAACGGAAGGGCAAAAGGGTAAAACAATAGTTCTCTTCCATCTCCATAAAATCATGACCATACACGCAGAGTGTTCACCTGTACCCTCAGTTCACAATGGCGGCCACCGCGTCCAGAACTCCATTTTCTGCTTCTTCCTCGTACTCGGCCTTCCCCAAACGCATTGTCAGATCCAACATCCCTCTCTCTCACCCAACCCTTACCAAGTCCTCTCACGCTCACCCTCTCACAATCTCATGCTCCCACCCCAAGCCTCCCTCAGCCACACCAACCGCTGTCGTCGTGTCACCACCGGCCGCCGAGCCCTTCCTCTCGCGGTTCGCGCCAAGTGAGCCGCGCAAGGGCGCGGACATCCTCGTGGAGGCGCTGGAGCGGCAGGGCGTCACCACGGTCTTCGCGTACCCTGGCGGCGCGTCGATGGAAATCCACCAGGCGCTAACGCGTGCTCCGGCCATTCGCAACGTGCTCCCGCGCCACGAGCAGGGCGGCGTGTTCGCGGCCGAGGGCTACGCGCGGTCGTCTGGGAAACCCGGCGTGTGTATCGCTACCTCCGGCCCTGGCGCTACGAACCTGGTGAGCGGCCTAGCGGACGCAATGATGGACAGCGTGCCGCTGGTGGCCATCACCGGACAGGTTCCTCGGCGGATGATCGGCACCGACGCTTTCCAGGAAACCCCCATTGTGGAAGTTTCCAGATCCATCACCAAACACAACTACCTCATCCTCGATGTCGACGATATTCCTCAGGTCGTCAGCGATGCCTTCTTCATCGCCACTTCTGGCCGTCCCGGCCCAGTCCTCATCGACGTTCCCAAAGACGTTCAGCAGCAACTGGCAGTTCCTAATTGGGACCTTTCCGATAACCTTCCCGGGTACGCCGCCAGGCTGCCCAAGTCCCCCAGCGATGCCCAGTTGGAACAGATTGTCAGACTCATATTGGAAGCCCAGAAGCCCGTTTTGTATGTGGGAGGTGGCTCTTTAAACTCCGGCACCGAGTTGAAACGATTTGTGGAACTCACTGGAATTCCTGTTGCCAGCACTTTAATGGGCCTTGGAACTTTCCCCATGGACCACGACCATTCCCTTCAAATGTTGGGGATGCATGGTACTGTTTATGCCAACTACGCcgttgataaaagtgatttattGCTTGCTTTTGGAGTGAGATTTGACGACCGTGTCACCGGGAAGCTAGAAGCATTTGCTAGTAGGGCTAAGATTGTTCACATTGATATTGATTCCGCTGAGATTGGGAAGAATAAACAGCCACACATATCGGTTTGTGGGGATTTGAAGTTGGCATTACAGGGTATTAATAGGATTTTGGAGGATATAGGAGTGAAGGGCAAGCTTGATCTTAGAGCTTGGAGAGCAGATATTAATGTGCAGAAAGAAAAGTTTCCTTTGAGTTATAAGAAGTTTACTGATGGGATTTCTCCTCAGCATGCAATTGAGGTTCTTGATGAGTTGACAAATGGAAATGCTATTGTTAGCACTGGGGTAGGACAGCATCAAATGTGGGCTGCCCAATTCTACAAGTACAAGAGGCCTAGACAGTGGTTGACTTCAGGGGGTCTTGGAGCTATGGGTTTTGGATTGCCTGCGGCTATTGGTGCTGCTGTAGCGAACCCTGGTGCTTTGGTTGTTGACATTGATGGAGATGGGAGTTTCATAATGAATGTTCAGGAGTTGGCAACTATAAGAGTGGAGAATCTCCCTGTTAAGATATTGTTGTTGAATAATCAGCACTTGGGTATGGTGGTTCAGTGGGAGGATCGGTTCTATAAGGCCAACAGAGCTCACACGTATTTGGGAGATCCTTCGAGGGAGAATGAGATATTCCCGAACATGCTAAAGTTTGCGGATGCTTGTGGAATACCCGGGGAGCGTGTGACGAAGAAGGAAGAACTTAGACGGGCAATTCAGAAAATGCTGGACACCCCTGGCCCGTATCTTCTTGAGGTCATAGTACCTCATCAAGAACACGTGCTGCCAATGATTCCGAGTAATGGATCCTTCAAGGATGTGATTACTGAAGGTGATGGCAGAACAAGGTATTGACTATCTCAACACTAAATATTCCTTGATAGTTGGTTTTTTCAATGTATAAAATGTAGTGCTTTTGTAGTTGCATAAGGCATCCTAGTTTTTACTAGTTTTTTGGTAGTAAGATCATGTATTTTCCCTTTTAGTTAACTTGCCATATGCAATGGCGTCTATCCCCTGTTTTATGTAATGTAGCTTGGGTTTTGATGTAGTAATGAGACTGAATATGCAAGACATACTATTTCTGTcacaaatataaacagaatcTATTCAAATCAAGattcaagaaaaaatgaaatgaagtcATCATACTATATGTACATTCCTCTTTTAACTAGTGGAAATGGCAAAGTTGGACTATTTATAGAAATGGATTCTCTGCATAAAACTGAAAAAccacttcttttttttccttaaaatgaTTTACCTTACAAATAGGTAAAATGTGGATTGTTTATTGGATTGGAGAAAGATTGCAAAAAGGTTGATTCACGCAAGACACTGGAATGTCAATTGTTAATGGCACCGTGGAATTACAATTTTAGTAATAATAGGAGTTCATATTCAATATATCCAATAATAAACgcatttatttcaataaatcataaaaaaataaagaatatttgtCCTATTTATTCGTGAAGCTCATATATACTTCcatttactttgttttcttcaaaataggAATGGCCAACTAACTTGAGATTTAAAGGGAAATTGTGAGTATTCTTAACCACTAACTTGCTATTTATAGTTCGGTCTTTTGAGTTGAATTATTCAAACTAGTAAAAGATTAACAATTCAGTaacaattatgtaaaaaaagaaaatagctgcaataaattaaagtaacaattatgtaaaaaataataatagctgcaataaattaaagagataaattatttctctttattaCGTCTTGAAAAAATTGGAGATTGATACAACAAATAATAGACATAGTAAACAGGTTCAAAATCTAAACACGTCTTTCCAACCAACGAGTGGACAAATTAGCGAGTTAGCTcaccaattttttaatttttttaatatatatatatatatatatatatatatatataataaaattatatttcatcatattgatattcttttaagtttttaattacttaattaactACTCTAAAtacattgaaataataatttcatttacgtcttaaattattttattataatttttttaactcaatttataAAGTTAATAGATTAAGTTAtaatactaatatatatttacattttttaaaaagtataatataaaagaaatctataaattttaaattacttttatttcaaattttaatttgaaaagataAGGTAATTCGTTTTGTGTCTTTGACTCATCAATTTAATGTTTATGAACCATTTTACCATTTCTATTTTTCCAatagataaaaaagaaacagtTAAATAATGAACGTGGATTATGAAccattttaccattttttttttcaaaagataaataagaaataGTTAAATGATGAGATAGAAAcgattatttataagaaaattatgtagataattttgaaagaataatatatgttattacttatttactttcaaataattaatgatttataAGTTTATAAGACTCTTTCAAATAACTagtatttatgttatttattgacattaatttgttaaaagaatataatgttattctttaaaatcaatatttaaaattgatcacattgttataataattagtGTTTGAAGAGAATAATGATTACAAAATACATGGTTATCCATCTTCTCCGATCCtaatacaaaagtaaaagatttttttcattaattttcaacatttattttttattaaaaatttgttaattaattaaaagacaCTAGAAGATTATAACTTTCatagaaaaaggtaaaaaatttaCTAATAGGGTAATTTGAGGAATCTTCATGCTTTAGAGTTTATCCAAATAAACTCTAAAGTAACCTACCATGTTGGGAAAACGTTACTATTCTCCCATTTAGATTATCTACTAGGAACTGCATTATTTGTGCACCATTATAAACTTTCAATCAATCTTGACAAGACAAAAAGATGCATTATCTTTATTCATTTGTGGCCACTTTTTCTCTAGAGTATTTGGAACCCaacatgtaaaataataattctttgaCCCTCATACATTTATCATTCAGTACTATTTAaccttttgaatattttgaagaaTGT
This DNA window, taken from Vigna radiata var. radiata cultivar VC1973A chromosome 5, Vradiata_ver6, whole genome shotgun sequence, encodes the following:
- the LOC106762551 gene encoding acetolactate synthase 3, chloroplastic; its protein translation is MAATASRTPFSASSSYSAFPKRIVRSNIPLSHPTLTKSSHAHPLTISCSHPKPPSATPTAVVVSPPAAEPFLSRFAPSEPRKGADILVEALERQGVTTVFAYPGGASMEIHQALTRAPAIRNVLPRHEQGGVFAAEGYARSSGKPGVCIATSGPGATNLVSGLADAMMDSVPLVAITGQVPRRMIGTDAFQETPIVEVSRSITKHNYLILDVDDIPQVVSDAFFIATSGRPGPVLIDVPKDVQQQLAVPNWDLSDNLPGYAARLPKSPSDAQLEQIVRLILEAQKPVLYVGGGSLNSGTELKRFVELTGIPVASTLMGLGTFPMDHDHSLQMLGMHGTVYANYAVDKSDLLLAFGVRFDDRVTGKLEAFASRAKIVHIDIDSAEIGKNKQPHISVCGDLKLALQGINRILEDIGVKGKLDLRAWRADINVQKEKFPLSYKKFTDGISPQHAIEVLDELTNGNAIVSTGVGQHQMWAAQFYKYKRPRQWLTSGGLGAMGFGLPAAIGAAVANPGALVVDIDGDGSFIMNVQELATIRVENLPVKILLLNNQHLGMVVQWEDRFYKANRAHTYLGDPSRENEIFPNMLKFADACGIPGERVTKKEELRRAIQKMLDTPGPYLLEVIVPHQEHVLPMIPSNGSFKDVITEGDGRTRY